One Streptomyces sp. NBC_01237 genomic region harbors:
- the priA gene encoding bifunctional 1-(5-phosphoribosyl)-5-((5-phosphoribosylamino)methylideneamino)imidazole-4-carboxamide isomerase/phosphoribosylanthranilate isomerase PriA, with product MPKLELLPAVDVRDGQAVRLVHGESGSETSYGSPLEAALAWQRAGAEWLHLVDLDAAFGTGDNRKLIAEVAGAMDIKVELSGGIRDDASLAAALATGCRRVNLGTAALETPEWVAKVIAEHGDKIAVGLDVRGTTLRGRGWTRDGGDLYETLARLDSEGCARYVVTDIAKDGTLQGPNLELLKNVCAATDKPVVASGGVSSLDDLRAISSLVPDGVEGAIVGKALYAEAFTLEEALKAVSE from the coding sequence ATGCCGAAGCTTGAACTGCTCCCCGCCGTCGACGTCCGCGACGGCCAGGCCGTCCGCCTCGTCCACGGCGAGTCCGGCTCCGAGACCTCCTACGGCTCCCCGCTGGAGGCCGCCCTCGCCTGGCAGCGCGCCGGTGCCGAGTGGCTGCACCTCGTCGACCTGGACGCCGCCTTCGGCACCGGCGACAACCGGAAGCTGATCGCCGAAGTGGCCGGCGCCATGGACATCAAGGTCGAGCTGTCCGGCGGCATCCGCGACGACGCCTCGCTCGCCGCGGCCCTCGCCACCGGCTGCCGCCGGGTCAACCTCGGCACCGCCGCCCTGGAGACCCCCGAGTGGGTCGCCAAGGTCATCGCCGAGCACGGCGACAAGATCGCGGTCGGCCTGGACGTACGCGGCACGACGCTGCGCGGCCGTGGCTGGACCCGCGACGGCGGCGACCTCTACGAGACCCTCGCCCGCCTCGACTCCGAGGGCTGCGCCCGCTACGTCGTCACCGACATCGCCAAGGACGGCACCCTCCAGGGCCCCAACCTGGAACTCCTGAAGAACGTCTGCGCCGCCACCGACAAGCCCGTCGTCGCCTCCGGCGGCGTCTCCTCGCTGGACGATCTGCGGGCCATCTCCTCGCTCGTCCCGGACGGTGTCGAGGGCGCGATCGTCGGCAAGGCGCTGTACGCCGAGGCGTTCACCCTGGAAGAGGCACTGAAGGCGGTCTCGGAATGA
- the hisH gene encoding imidazole glycerol phosphate synthase subunit HisH, producing the protein MSDNKKVVVFDYGFGNVRSAERALAHVGADVEITRDYDRAMNADGLLVPGVGAFSACMDGLKRARGDWIIGRRLSGGRPVMGICVGMQILFERGIEHGVETDGLDEWPGTVGPLKADVVPHMGWNTVEAPEGSRLFAGLDAEARYYFVHSYAAHDWSLEVTNAKIRAPRVTWATHGERFVAAVENGALWATQFHPEKSGDAGAQLLTNWIETL; encoded by the coding sequence GTGAGCGACAACAAGAAGGTCGTCGTCTTCGACTACGGCTTCGGCAACGTCCGTTCCGCCGAGCGGGCCCTGGCCCACGTCGGCGCGGACGTCGAGATCACCCGCGACTACGACCGGGCGATGAACGCCGACGGGCTGCTGGTGCCCGGCGTCGGTGCCTTCTCCGCCTGCATGGACGGGCTGAAGCGGGCCCGCGGCGACTGGATCATCGGCCGCCGGCTCTCCGGCGGACGTCCCGTCATGGGCATCTGCGTCGGCATGCAGATCCTCTTCGAGCGCGGCATCGAGCACGGTGTGGAGACGGACGGCCTGGACGAGTGGCCCGGCACCGTCGGCCCGCTCAAGGCCGACGTCGTACCGCACATGGGCTGGAACACCGTCGAGGCCCCCGAGGGCTCCCGGCTCTTCGCCGGTCTCGACGCGGAGGCCCGGTACTACTTCGTGCACTCCTACGCCGCGCACGACTGGTCCCTCGAAGTCACCAACGCCAAGATCCGCGCCCCCAGGGTCACCTGGGCCACGCACGGCGAACGGTTCGTGGCCGCCGTCGAGAACGGCGCGCTGTGGGCCACCCAGTTCCACCCCGAGAAGTCCGGCGATGCCGGCGCCCAGCTGCTGACCAACTGGATCGAGACGCTGTAA
- the hisB gene encoding imidazoleglycerol-phosphate dehydratase HisB has protein sequence MSPRVGRVERTTKETSVLVEINLDGTGKVDVATGVGFYDHMLDQLGRHGLFDLTVKTDGDLHIDSHHTIEDTALALGAAFKQALGDKVGIYRFGNCTVPLDESLAQVTVDLSGRPYLVHTEPEKMAPMIGEYDTTMTRHILESFVAQAQIALHVHVPYGRNAHHIVECQFKALARALRYASEHDPRAAGILPSTKGAL, from the coding sequence ATGAGCCCCCGCGTAGGCCGCGTGGAACGCACCACGAAGGAAACATCCGTGCTCGTCGAGATCAACCTCGACGGCACCGGCAAGGTCGATGTCGCCACCGGAGTCGGCTTCTACGACCACATGCTCGACCAGCTCGGCCGCCACGGCCTGTTCGACCTCACGGTCAAGACCGACGGCGACCTGCACATCGACAGCCACCACACCATCGAGGACACCGCCCTCGCCCTCGGCGCCGCCTTCAAGCAGGCGCTCGGCGACAAGGTCGGCATCTACCGCTTCGGCAACTGCACCGTCCCGCTGGACGAGTCGCTCGCCCAGGTCACCGTCGACCTCTCCGGCCGCCCCTACCTGGTGCACACCGAGCCCGAGAAGATGGCGCCGATGATCGGCGAGTACGACACGACGATGACCCGGCACATCCTGGAGTCCTTCGTCGCCCAGGCGCAGATCGCCCTGCACGTCCACGTACCGTACGGGCGCAACGCCCACCACATCGTCGAGTGCCAGTTCAAGGCACTCGCCCGCGCCCTGCGCTATGCCAGCGAGCATGATCCGCGCGCCGCCGGAATCCTCCCCTCCACGAAGGGCGCGCTGTGA
- a CDS encoding histidinol-phosphate transaminase, translating into MTNDSSNTTGTTGNAWDALPIRDELRGQSPYGAPQLDVPVRLNTNENPYPLPEALVDRIAERVREAARDLNRYPDRDAVELRTELARYLTRTAGHEVGFANVWAANGSNEVLQQLLQTFGGPGRTAIGFEPSYSMHALISRGTGTGWISGPRNEDFTIDVAAARQAIAERRPDVVFITSPNNPTGTAVDAGTVLALYEAAQAAGPSMVVVDEAYGEFSHHPSLLPLIEGRRNLVLSRTMSKAFGAAGLRLGYLAADPAVVDAVQLVRLPYHLSSITQATALAALEHTDTLLGYVGRLKSERDRIVDELRALGYDVTDSDANFVQFGRFADSHTAWQQILDRGVLVRDNGVPGWLRVSAGTPAENDAFLDAVREMKKEHDA; encoded by the coding sequence GTGACGAACGACAGCTCCAACACCACCGGCACCACCGGCAACGCCTGGGACGCGCTCCCGATCCGCGACGAGCTGCGGGGCCAGTCGCCGTACGGGGCGCCCCAGCTCGACGTACCGGTCCGGCTGAACACCAACGAGAATCCCTACCCGCTGCCCGAGGCCCTCGTCGACCGGATCGCCGAGCGCGTGCGCGAGGCCGCCCGCGATCTCAACCGCTACCCGGACCGCGACGCCGTCGAGCTCCGTACCGAGCTGGCCCGCTACCTCACCCGCACCGCCGGGCACGAGGTCGGCTTCGCCAACGTCTGGGCGGCCAATGGCTCCAACGAGGTCCTCCAGCAGCTGCTGCAGACCTTCGGCGGACCGGGGCGTACGGCCATCGGCTTCGAGCCCTCGTACTCGATGCACGCCCTCATCTCGCGCGGCACCGGCACCGGCTGGATCTCCGGCCCCCGCAACGAGGACTTCACCATCGACGTCGCGGCGGCCCGCCAGGCCATCGCCGAGCGCCGCCCCGACGTCGTCTTCATCACCTCGCCCAACAACCCCACCGGCACCGCCGTCGACGCCGGCACCGTCCTCGCGCTGTACGAGGCGGCCCAGGCGGCCGGCCCCTCGATGGTCGTCGTCGACGAGGCGTACGGCGAGTTCAGCCACCACCCCTCGCTGCTCCCGCTGATCGAGGGCCGCCGCAACCTGGTCCTCTCGCGCACGATGTCCAAGGCGTTCGGCGCCGCCGGACTGCGCCTGGGCTACCTCGCGGCCGACCCGGCGGTGGTCGACGCCGTCCAACTGGTGCGGCTGCCGTACCACCTGTCCTCCATCACCCAGGCCACCGCGCTCGCCGCCCTGGAGCACACCGATACGCTGCTGGGGTACGTCGGCCGGCTCAAGAGCGAGCGCGACCGGATCGTGGACGAACTGCGCGCGCTCGGTTACGACGTGACCGACTCGGACGCCAACTTCGTCCAGTTCGGGCGCTTCGCCGACAGCCACACCGCCTGGCAGCAGATCCTCGACCGGGGCGTCCTGGTCCGGGACAACGGCGTACCGGGATGGCTGCGGGTCTCCGCGGGCACCCCGGCAGAGAACGACGCGTTCCTCGATGCGGTGCGCGAAATGAAGAAGGAGCACGACGCATGA
- the hisD gene encoding histidinol dehydrogenase — protein sequence MISRIDLRGESLPEGAALRDLLPRAEFDVEAALETVRPICEDVRHRGSAAVIEWGEKFDGVRIDSIRVPAAAITAALEGLDPAVRAALEESIRRARLVHREQRRTTHTTQVVPGGTVTEKWVPVERVGLYVPGGRSVYPSSVVMNVVPAQEAGVEGIAVASPPQKDFGGLPHPTILAACALLGVDEVYAAGGAQAIAMFAYGTPEAGGCAPVNLVTGPGNIYVAAAKRLLKGRIGIDAEAGPTEIAILADATADPAHVAADLISQAEHDPMAAAVLVTDSAELAAATEAELAAQVAVSKHVTDRIGPALAGRQSAVVLVSGLDDGLKVVDAYGAEHLEIQTADAAAVADRVRNAGAIFVGPWSPVSLGDYCAGSNHVLPTGGCACHSSGLSVQSFLRGIHIVDYTRDALAEVTHHVVTLAEAEDLPAHGAALKARFGWKVPQQ from the coding sequence GTGATCTCTCGAATCGATCTGCGCGGCGAGTCCCTTCCCGAGGGTGCCGCCCTGCGCGACCTGCTGCCCCGTGCCGAGTTCGACGTGGAAGCCGCCCTGGAGACAGTGCGGCCCATCTGCGAGGACGTACGCCATCGTGGCTCCGCGGCAGTGATCGAATGGGGAGAAAAGTTCGACGGTGTACGGATCGACTCGATCCGGGTACCGGCCGCCGCCATCACCGCCGCGCTGGAGGGGCTCGATCCGGCCGTTCGCGCCGCGCTGGAGGAGTCGATCCGCCGCGCCCGCCTGGTCCACCGCGAGCAGCGCCGCACCACGCACACCACCCAGGTCGTCCCCGGCGGCACGGTCACCGAGAAGTGGGTCCCGGTCGAGCGGGTCGGGCTTTACGTCCCCGGCGGCCGCTCGGTCTACCCCTCGTCCGTCGTCATGAACGTCGTGCCCGCCCAGGAAGCGGGCGTCGAGGGCATCGCCGTCGCCTCCCCGCCGCAGAAGGACTTCGGCGGACTGCCGCACCCCACCATCCTCGCCGCCTGCGCCCTGCTCGGCGTCGACGAGGTGTACGCGGCGGGCGGCGCCCAGGCCATCGCGATGTTCGCGTACGGGACCCCGGAAGCGGGCGGCTGCGCTCCCGTCAACCTGGTCACCGGCCCCGGCAACATCTACGTCGCCGCCGCCAAGCGCCTGCTCAAGGGCCGTATCGGCATCGACGCCGAGGCGGGCCCCACCGAGATCGCGATCCTCGCCGACGCCACCGCCGACCCGGCGCACGTGGCCGCCGACCTGATCAGCCAGGCCGAGCACGACCCGATGGCCGCCGCCGTCCTCGTCACCGACTCCGCGGAGCTGGCCGCCGCCACCGAGGCCGAACTGGCCGCGCAGGTCGCCGTGTCCAAGCACGTCACGGACCGGATCGGGCCCGCCCTGGCCGGCCGTCAGTCCGCGGTCGTCCTGGTCTCCGGCCTCGACGACGGACTCAAGGTCGTCGACGCCTACGGCGCCGAGCACCTGGAGATCCAGACCGCGGACGCCGCGGCCGTCGCCGACCGGGTACGCAACGCCGGAGCGATCTTCGTCGGCCCGTGGTCCCCGGTCTCCCTCGGCGACTACTGCGCGGGCTCCAACCACGTCCTGCCCACCGGCGGCTGCGCCTGCCACTCCTCGGGCCTGTCCGTGCAGTCCTTCCTGCGCGGCATCCACATCGTCGACTACACGCGCGACGCGCTCGCCGAGGTCACCCACCATGTCGTGACCCTCGCCGAGGCGGAGGACCTCCCCGCCCACGGCGCCGCACTCAAGGCACGGTTCGGCTGGAAGGTCCCGCAGCAGTGA
- a CDS encoding oxidoreductase yields the protein MTEPQDGEIPDGLSAAELGMWQSFRNGTTYDLRTHDPARDDPFAPHIWGPERSVGARTVARLLLSGPPARPGRVAALKLRGVRITGKLDLAGGRVAPYVELTGCRFEQEVVLPECHFTTLRMVGCALPRLEAARLHTEGDLHLPRCRVERGIRLTDAQIGTDLLINQISVGADRRGRALVGDGMSVAQDLQAEMVETHGELSLRGAKVGGSLSLRGSRLRAKDGRRALNAPQLTVERTLYMTEAWVSVDTGNQGTTPPYGIVFGPTPARGTRAQIFECRGAVRLDDGRFGDAVDLHKARFVLSRHEELSLRRIVTPELRFNAERPEEGRVVLNGAKVVTLIDVSSSWPGPGGLAMGGFVYENLVPYGHFPLSRRLEWVLAATPEYVPEPYERLAAVLRSCGEDADAREVLLAKQRRRRETLPLAAKLWGYLQDWTVAYGYRPGRAAVWMAVLWAAGAVAFAQYEPAAIKGDEHPQWNAALYALDLLVPVINLGQDGYWRMEGGWQWSAAALVLLGWILATTVAAGASRLLRRG from the coding sequence GTGACCGAGCCGCAGGATGGCGAAATCCCGGACGGCCTCAGCGCAGCGGAGCTGGGCATGTGGCAATCCTTCCGTAACGGAACCACCTACGATCTGCGCACCCATGACCCGGCGCGCGACGATCCTTTCGCACCGCACATCTGGGGACCCGAGCGGTCCGTCGGCGCGCGCACGGTGGCACGGCTGCTGCTGAGCGGGCCGCCCGCGCGGCCGGGCCGGGTGGCCGCGCTGAAGCTCCGGGGCGTCAGGATCACCGGAAAGCTGGACCTGGCGGGCGGCCGGGTGGCTCCGTACGTGGAGCTGACGGGCTGCCGGTTCGAGCAGGAAGTGGTGCTGCCCGAGTGCCACTTCACGACCTTGCGGATGGTCGGCTGCGCGCTGCCGAGGCTGGAGGCGGCCCGGCTGCACACGGAGGGCGATCTGCATCTGCCGCGCTGCCGCGTCGAGCGCGGCATCCGGCTCACCGACGCCCAGATCGGTACCGATCTGCTGATCAACCAGATCAGCGTCGGCGCCGACCGGCGCGGCCGCGCACTGGTCGGGGACGGGATGAGCGTCGCGCAGGACCTCCAGGCGGAGATGGTCGAGACCCACGGCGAGCTGAGCCTGCGCGGGGCGAAGGTGGGCGGTTCGCTGAGCCTGCGGGGCAGCCGGCTGCGCGCCAAGGACGGGCGGCGGGCCCTGAACGCCCCGCAGTTGACCGTGGAGCGCACGCTCTACATGACCGAGGCGTGGGTGAGCGTCGACACCGGGAACCAGGGCACCACTCCCCCGTACGGCATCGTGTTCGGGCCCACCCCGGCGCGGGGGACCCGGGCGCAGATCTTCGAGTGCCGGGGGGCGGTACGGCTGGACGACGGGCGCTTCGGGGACGCGGTGGACCTGCACAAGGCGCGGTTCGTGCTGTCCCGGCACGAGGAGCTGTCGCTGCGCAGGATCGTCACGCCCGAACTGCGCTTCAACGCGGAGCGCCCGGAGGAGGGCCGGGTCGTACTGAACGGCGCGAAGGTGGTCACGCTGATCGATGTGTCGTCCAGCTGGCCGGGCCCCGGCGGTCTGGCGATGGGCGGTTTCGTCTACGAGAACCTCGTCCCCTACGGGCACTTCCCGCTCTCCCGGCGGCTGGAGTGGGTGCTGGCGGCGACCCCGGAGTACGTCCCGGAGCCGTACGAACGGCTCGCCGCGGTCCTGCGCAGCTGCGGTGAGGACGCGGACGCCCGTGAGGTGCTGCTCGCCAAGCAGCGCCGCCGCCGGGAGACGCTGCCGCTCGCCGCCAAGCTGTGGGGTTACCTCCAGGACTGGACGGTGGCGTACGGCTACCGGCCGGGCCGGGCTGCGGTGTGGATGGCGGTGCTGTGGGCGGCGGGTGCGGTGGCCTTCGCGCAGTACGAACCGGCGGCGATCAAGGGTGACGAGCATCCGCAGTGGAACGCCGCGCTGTACGCCCTCGATCTGCTGGTGCCGGTGATCAACCTCGGCCAGGACGGTTACTGGCGGATGGAGGGCGGCTGGCAGTGGTCGGCGGCCGCTCTCGTACTGCTTGGGTGGATATTGGCCACCACGGTGGCGGCGGGCGCCTCCCGGCTGCTGCGCCGCGGCTGA
- a CDS encoding LON peptidase substrate-binding domain-containing protein, whose translation MTTARLPLFPLNAVLFPGLVLPLNVFEERYRAMMRELLKTDEDEPRRFVVVAIRDGREIAPTATGMPDTVATAPVMQRAPAEGFGPDPIQTFHRVGCVADAATIRERSDGSFEVLATGTTRVKLLSVDADGPYLTAEVEELDEEAKDDEAGALAEGVLRAFRAYQKRLAGASERSLTTGADLPDDPSVVSYLVAAAAVLDVPTKQRLLQAPDTATRLREELTLLRKETAVIRHLPSLPAVELTRAPTHPN comes from the coding sequence GTGACCACCGCCCGCCTGCCTCTCTTTCCGCTCAACGCGGTGCTGTTCCCCGGCCTCGTGCTGCCGCTCAACGTCTTCGAGGAGCGCTATCGCGCCATGATGCGCGAGCTGCTGAAGACCGACGAGGACGAACCGCGGCGCTTCGTCGTGGTCGCGATCCGCGACGGCCGCGAGATCGCCCCGACGGCCACCGGTATGCCGGACACGGTCGCTACGGCCCCCGTCATGCAGCGCGCCCCGGCCGAGGGCTTCGGCCCCGACCCGATCCAGACCTTCCACCGGGTCGGCTGCGTCGCCGACGCGGCGACGATCCGCGAGCGCTCCGACGGCAGCTTCGAGGTCCTGGCCACCGGCACCACCCGGGTCAAGCTCCTCTCCGTCGACGCCGACGGCCCCTATCTGACGGCCGAGGTGGAGGAGCTGGACGAGGAGGCGAAGGACGACGAGGCCGGGGCGCTGGCCGAGGGCGTCCTGCGGGCCTTCCGTGCCTACCAGAAGCGGCTGGCCGGAGCGAGCGAACGCTCCCTGACCACGGGCGCGGACCTGCCGGACGACCCGTCCGTGGTCTCGTACCTGGTCGCGGCGGCGGCCGTCCTCGACGTCCCGACGAAGCAGCGGCTGCTCCAGGCACCGGACACGGCGACCCGGCTGCGCGAGGAGCTGACGCTCCTGCGGAAGGAGACCGCGGTCATCCGGCACCTGCCGTCGCTGCCCGCGGTGGAACTGACCCGCGCCCCCACGCACCCGAACTGA
- the ybaK gene encoding Cys-tRNA(Pro) deacylase has translation MAKKSKKQQSGGTPATVALTAAGTAFTVHAYDHDPASPSYGEEAAEALGVSPDRVFKTLVADVDGELTVAVVPVAGSLDLKALASAVGGKRAAMADPASAERTTGYVRGGISPLGQRKRLRTVLDASARSHPTVCVSAGRRGLEVELSATDLATLTNATFADIARAK, from the coding sequence GTGGCGAAGAAGTCGAAGAAGCAACAGTCCGGCGGCACCCCCGCCACGGTCGCCCTGACCGCGGCGGGCACCGCCTTCACGGTGCACGCCTACGACCACGACCCGGCCTCCCCCTCCTACGGGGAGGAGGCCGCCGAGGCCCTCGGTGTCTCCCCCGACAGGGTGTTCAAGACCCTGGTGGCCGACGTGGACGGCGAACTGACCGTCGCGGTCGTCCCGGTCGCCGGCTCCCTGGACCTGAAGGCCCTGGCCTCGGCAGTGGGCGGAAAGCGCGCGGCGATGGCCGACCCCGCATCTGCCGAACGCACGACCGGCTACGTCCGGGGCGGCATCTCCCCCCTGGGCCAGCGCAAGCGGCTCCGCACGGTACTGGACGCATCGGCACGGTCCCACCCCACCGTCTGCGTCTCGGCGGGCCGCCGGGGCCTGGAGGTCGAACTCTCCGCGACGGACCTGGCAACCCTGACGAACGCGACATTCGCCGACATCGCCCGGGCAAAGTAA
- a CDS encoding ABC transporter permease encodes MTSIVPAEAVPAHVRERTAHGSSGPPRTLPAPLAPRARLLPSLAAVYRAQLSRARVARMPLLFVATFQSVGIMILMRGVVDGGSEARAVVAGSSVLVVAFVALNLLAQYFGQLRAGGGLDHYATLPVPPAAVVLGAAGAYASFTVPGTLFTAVTGSMLFQLPMTHLWVLVAVIPLAGAALAGLGAAFGLLAPRQELATLLGQLGMSAALLLGVLPADRMPEPVGWARDLLPSTYGVEALARTFDARPDWAVVALDLAVCAVVGVLSLAVATWAYRRAAVR; translated from the coding sequence GTGACGAGCATCGTTCCCGCCGAGGCGGTGCCCGCGCACGTCCGGGAGCGGACGGCGCACGGCTCCTCCGGCCCGCCCCGCACCCTTCCGGCGCCGCTCGCGCCGCGCGCCCGGCTGCTGCCCTCGCTGGCAGCCGTCTACCGCGCCCAGCTCTCCCGGGCGCGGGTCGCCCGGATGCCGCTGCTGTTCGTGGCGACCTTCCAGTCCGTCGGGATCATGATCCTCATGCGCGGAGTCGTCGACGGCGGCTCCGAGGCCCGTGCCGTCGTCGCCGGATCCAGCGTGCTGGTCGTGGCGTTCGTCGCGCTGAACCTGCTGGCCCAGTACTTCGGGCAGCTCCGGGCCGGCGGCGGCCTGGACCACTACGCCACGCTGCCGGTGCCACCCGCCGCGGTGGTGCTGGGCGCCGCCGGGGCGTACGCCTCCTTCACCGTGCCCGGCACGCTCTTCACGGCCGTCACCGGCAGCATGCTCTTCCAGCTGCCGATGACGCATCTGTGGGTCCTCGTCGCCGTGATCCCGCTCGCCGGGGCGGCGCTGGCGGGTCTGGGGGCCGCGTTCGGCCTCCTGGCGCCGCGCCAGGAACTGGCCACACTGCTCGGGCAGCTGGGCATGTCCGCCGCGCTGCTGCTGGGGGTGCTGCCGGCCGACCGGATGCCGGAGCCGGTGGGGTGGGCGCGTGATCTGCTGCCGTCGACGTACGGGGTCGAGGCGCTGGCCCGGACCTTCGACGCCCGGCCGGACTGGGCGGTCGTCGCACTCGATCTCGCGGTCTGCGCGGTCGTGGGCGTGCTGTCGCTGGCCGTCGCGACGTGGGCGTACCGCCGTGCGGCGGTGCGGTAG
- a CDS encoding ABC transporter ATP-binding protein — protein sequence MCAVRDLVKTHPAVRGRRGAPATPEVRATDGISLDVGRGEIFGLLGPNGAGKSTLVRQLTGLMRPDSGSVEVLGHDLVRHPERASRLIGYLGQESTALDELTVSLAAETTGRLRGLPVREARAERDAVLEELGLTELAGRPLKKLSGGQRRLACFAATLVGDRPVLVLDEPTTGMDPVARRAVWAAVDRRRADRGATVLLVTHNVIEAETVLDRVAVLERGRVIACDTPAGLKERVAGEVRVELVWRERAPLDVPEVAALRASAQESGRRWVLRLGPDEARAAVAAVTGGAAFAALDDFTLATPSLEDVYLALGGDAARANEGLVKA from the coding sequence GTGTGCGCGGTGCGTGATCTGGTCAAGACCCATCCCGCGGTCCGGGGCCGACGCGGCGCGCCCGCCACCCCCGAGGTGCGCGCCACCGACGGCATCAGCCTCGATGTGGGGCGCGGGGAGATCTTCGGTCTGCTCGGTCCCAACGGCGCGGGCAAGTCCACCCTGGTCCGGCAGCTCACCGGACTGATGCGCCCCGACTCCGGCAGCGTCGAAGTGCTGGGACACGATCTCGTACGCCACCCGGAGCGGGCCTCCCGGCTCATCGGCTACCTCGGGCAGGAATCCACCGCCCTCGACGAACTGACCGTCTCCCTCGCCGCGGAGACCACCGGTCGGCTGCGCGGCCTCCCCGTACGCGAGGCCCGCGCCGAGCGCGACGCCGTACTGGAGGAACTGGGGCTCACCGAACTCGCCGGGCGCCCCCTGAAGAAGCTCTCCGGCGGACAGCGCAGGCTCGCCTGCTTCGCCGCCACCCTGGTCGGGGACCGCCCCGTCCTGGTCCTGGACGAGCCGACGACCGGCATGGACCCGGTCGCCCGGCGGGCCGTCTGGGCCGCCGTCGACCGGCGCAGGGCCGATCGCGGCGCCACGGTGCTGCTGGTCACCCACAACGTGATCGAGGCCGAGACCGTCCTGGACCGGGTCGCCGTCCTCGAACGCGGCAGGGTCATCGCCTGCGACACCCCCGCCGGGCTCAAGGAACGGGTGGCCGGGGAGGTCCGCGTCGAGCTGGTGTGGCGCGAGCGGGCACCGCTGGACGTCCCGGAGGTCGCCGCGCTGCGGGCCTCGGCGCAGGAGTCCGGACGGCGCTGGGTGCTGCGGCTGGGACCGGACGAGGCACGGGCCGCGGTCGCCGCGGTGACCGGTGGCGCGGCCTTCGCCGCGCTCGACGATTTCACCCTGGCCACGCCCAGCCTGGAGGATGTCTATCTGGCCCTCGGCGGGGATGCGGCCAGGGCGAACGAGGGACTGGTGAAGGCGTGA
- a CDS encoding NYN domain-containing protein: MERVDRCVVLVDAGYLLGAAASLLAGEPARSRITVDHTALIQGLRERAEIDTEQPLLRIYWFDGAPDRVPQPEHRRLRVMSRVTVRLGALTRSDGRWAQKGVDAAMHAELTELARNRACSDVVLVTGDGDLLPGLMSAKEHGVAVHLWAVQAADGDYNQSEDLVAEADERRVLDRAWITKAVRAKETGGICAPPPVPRPEIQAILSAPLPEAALAASAERASEAQAAASRNGTLAPAVEATADAPPAPGHKSVPTPKDLAALRAPGAHTDRHPAPPPANATLRWSSDKGWVERGGPLGEPPETASLPTLAQLTSAEQRWADREEDITTVGGDPFEVGQVFARRWMERLPETVHLQKLSTMYPRIPHRIDGELLRYAARFGLLAHKDDQIDEHDRYAIRAGFWREIDVRAAAEHVPAVE; the protein is encoded by the coding sequence GTGGAACGCGTGGACCGTTGCGTCGTCCTGGTGGACGCCGGCTACTTGCTGGGCGCAGCCGCGAGTCTGCTGGCCGGAGAGCCCGCCCGTTCCCGCATCACCGTCGACCACACGGCCCTGATCCAGGGGCTGCGGGAACGCGCAGAAATCGATACGGAACAGCCCCTGCTCCGGATCTACTGGTTCGACGGCGCCCCCGACCGGGTACCGCAGCCGGAGCACCGCAGACTCCGGGTGATGTCCCGGGTGACCGTACGGCTGGGGGCCCTCACCCGCAGTGACGGACGGTGGGCGCAGAAGGGCGTCGACGCCGCCATGCACGCCGAGCTCACCGAACTGGCCAGAAACCGGGCCTGCTCCGATGTGGTCCTGGTGACCGGTGACGGCGACCTGCTGCCCGGCCTGATGTCCGCCAAGGAACACGGAGTCGCCGTCCACCTGTGGGCCGTCCAGGCCGCCGACGGCGACTACAACCAGTCCGAGGACCTGGTCGCCGAGGCCGACGAACGCCGTGTGCTCGACCGGGCCTGGATCACCAAGGCCGTACGGGCCAAGGAGACCGGCGGCATCTGCGCCCCGCCGCCCGTCCCGCGCCCCGAGATCCAGGCGATCCTGTCCGCTCCGCTGCCGGAGGCGGCCCTCGCCGCCTCCGCCGAGCGTGCCTCGGAGGCCCAGGCCGCCGCCTCCCGCAACGGCACCCTGGCCCCGGCCGTCGAGGCCACCGCCGACGCGCCGCCCGCCCCCGGTCACAAGAGCGTCCCCACCCCCAAGGACCTGGCCGCCCTCCGCGCCCCCGGCGCGCACACCGACCGGCATCCCGCGCCCCCGCCCGCCAACGCGACCCTGCGCTGGTCCTCGGACAAGGGGTGGGTGGAGCGCGGCGGACCGCTCGGCGAACCGCCGGAGACCGCCTCCCTGCCGACCCTGGCCCAGCTCACCAGCGCCGAACAGCGCTGGGCGGACCGGGAGGAGGACATCACCACCGTCGGCGGCGACCCCTTCGAAGTGGGCCAGGTCTTCGCCCGGCGCTGGATGGAACGGCTGCCGGAAACCGTGCACCTGCAGAAGCTGTCCACCATGTACCCGCGCATCCCGCACCGTATCGACGGTGAACTGCTGCGGTACGCGGCACGCTTCGGACTCCTCGCCCACAAGGACGACCAGATCGACGAGCACGACCGCTATGCCATCCGGGCCGGGTTCTGGCGCGAGATCGACGTACGGGCCGCGGCGGAGCACGTACCCGCGGTGGAGTAG